The following is a genomic window from Anaerolineales bacterium.
CACTTCCTCGAGCTGCTCCGCGACCAGTTCCCCAAGGAATTCGCCAAGATCCGTTTCCCAGAGACGTCGGCCGTGGCCATCAAGCCCATCTCCCGCCAGGGCAGCCAGCGCCTGGTTCGGGCTGCCATTCACTGCTGCCTGGAGGACGGGCGGCATTCGGTAACCCTGGTGCACAAAGGCAATATCCTCAAGTACACCGAAGGCGCCTTTCGCAACTGGGGATATGACGTCGCCGAGCGCGAATTCGGCGATCGCGTCTACACCTGGCGCCAGTGGGACCGCACCAAGCAGGCGGCGGGCGAGCAGGCGGCCAACGCCGAGATGGATTCGGCGCTGAAGTCCGGCCGCGTGCTGATCAAGGACACCATCGCCGACATCGTCTTCCAGCAGACCGTGACCCGGCCGCGCGAATTCGACGTCCTAGCAACCATGAATCTGAACGGTGACTATCTTTCCGATGCCCTGGCGGCCCAGGTCGGCGGGATTGGCATCGCGCCCGGCGCCAACATCAATTTCCAGACCGGGCACGCAATCTTCGAAGCCACTCACGGCACTGCACCTAAATATGCCGACAAGGATGTCGTCAACCCCGGCTCGCTGATCCTCAGCGGGGAGATGATGCTGCGCTTCATGGGCTGGAGAGAGGCGGCGGCCCTGGTGATCCGCGGCATGCAAGGCGCCATCGGCGCCCAGACCGTTACCTATGACTTTCACCGGTTGATGCAGGGCGCCACGTTGGTCAAGTGCTCGGAATTCGGCGACGCCGTCATTCGGCATATGGGGTAGCCGAGACTGCTGTGCTTATGCGCGCGACCGCGCACACATCCAGTTAGCAGCAGACCCAACCAGCGGGATCCAGCGAAAGCTGGGTCTTGGCCTTTGCCCTAGACCCACCGGCTGCATTCTGCTCATACTGCATGGGGGGCTAGGCAGCCGCACTGCCCGCTCCGGGATTGCCACTGGAAGTTCTGCCGCTCGCACGACTTCCAA
Proteins encoded in this region:
- the icd gene encoding NADP-dependent isocitrate dehydrogenase, whose translation is SLNVALRKALDLYACVRPVRYFEGVPSPVCRPQDVDMVVFRENTEDLYAGVEFEFGSEENAHFLELLRDQFPKEFAKIRFPETSAVAIKPISRQGSQRLVRAAIHCCLEDGRHSVTLVHKGNILKYTEGAFRNWGYDVAEREFGDRVYTWRQWDRTKQAAGEQAANAEMDSALKSGRVLIKDTIADIVFQQTVTRPREFDVLATMNLNGDYLSDALAAQVGGIGIAPGANINFQTGHAIFEATHGTAPKYADKDVVNPGSLILSGEMMLRFMGWREAAALVIRGMQGAIGAQTVTYDFHRLMQGATLVKCSEFGDAVIRHMG